In Desulfomonilaceae bacterium, the genomic window CGGTGGAACCGCCGAGGCTTTTGAGGGATCTGTCCGTAGCCTAACGATTCTCCTCTTTGTGGCCATCATAATAATTTATATGATTCTCGCCTGTCTGTACGAGAGTTTCTTACATCCTTTGACAATTATTGCAGGATTACCGTCAGCGGCGTTCGGCGGATTACTGGTGCTGTGGTTATTTGGATTCACGCTGGATTTGTACGGATTTGTCGGGCTGTTTATGCTGATAGGCATAGTTAAGAAAAACGCGATCATGGTGGTGGACTTCGCCCTTGAAGCGGAAGCTGGAGGCAAAACTCCTCTAGAAGCCGCTGTCGAAGGATCAGTGGTACGATTCCGGCCCATTATGATGACTACTATTGCAGCCATAGCGGGTATGACTCCGATTGCCATAGGATTTGGCGCAGGTGGTGACTCGAGACAGCCTTTGGGGTTGGCCGTAGTTGGAGGGCTCATGTTGTCACAGGTGGTGACTTTGTATTTAACGCCCGTTGTATATACTTACCTGGGTGGGCTGCAACACTGGATCGACAAGAGGGGCGTAAAAGCACGAGAAATTCGTGGCATTCCTTCCTGATATTTCTGAAAACTGGAACGCAATCCATTAAATTATACGGAACTTCTGATGTGTTTTGGCAAAAAAAGTATTGACAGATCGCCGCAGGTTAGTAAATATTACTTACCAACAGGACAACTCTACATGAAAAAGATTTCGTATCCGTTCACACCTTAAATCCAACCTTGGGCAACTCCAAGTGTTGAGTCGATTTTGATAAATTTTTCACCGAATGGATCGGCTGGAGGAATATCAGCATGGCGGACAAAAATGTAATTGTGAGCGCAAAGAGAACGCCCTTTGGCAGGTATCTTGGAGCCCTATCGGAAATGGAGCCTTTGGATCTTGCCGTTCACGCGGCCCAATCATGCCTTATTACACAAGGTCATGACCTCAAATCCGAAATTGATCATGTGTTTGTCGGGAATTGTATTCCCGGGTCTTTTGAAACCGCTTCGGTCACGGGTCGTCAGATTTCCCTGAAGCTGGGAATCAACCGGTTCACAATAACATTGGACACAGCCTGCTGTTCTCCCTTGACTGCTCTTCGGATGGCTCTATGGGGTCTTAAGCTTGGAGAATACTCTTCGGCTCTGGTTATTGGCGTGGAGTCAATGAGCAGAGTGCCGCACATGTCTAGAGAACTAAGAACCGGTGTCCGTATTGGAGAAGTTAAACTCAAAGATCAGATATTCCCAATCAGTTATCCCGGGTACAACTCTGTTGCGGTAGACGCCTCGAACGGGGCGGAGAAATATGGCGTCCCCAAGCGCATGCTCGATGCCTGGGCAGTGGCTTCAAATCGCAAGTGGTTTGCTGCCGAGCAGTCTGGGAAATTCGCTGATGAAATATCACCGATAAAAGTGAGGAAGGGGCGTGACTCCTTTATCGTATCCAGCGACGAGGGGCCCAGGCCGAATAGCTTGATAGCCCAAGTTGAGCAGTTGCCGCCGGTATTTGGGGCCAAGACCACGACTGCAGGCAACGCTCCGGGGTTAAATGACGGCGCATCCGCTATGGTTGTCATGACGGAAAAGAGGGCTTCCGAACTGGGATTGCAACCTCTTGCGGAGATTGTAGAAGCGGCGGGGGAGATCGACATGCCGTATGGGATTTCATGGATTCCGGCTCTTACGATAAAAAAGGCTCTCGATAGGGCAGGGCTGGACCTTTCCGAGATGGATCTGATGGAAATAAATGAAGCGTTCGCAGCTATGCCTTTGGTCAGCGCCAAGATTCTCGCTGACGATGACACGGATCGATGGTTCGAGCTTCTTCAGAAAATAAATGTGAACGGTGGGGCTATTGCTATGGGACATCCGGTAGGGGCCTCAGGATTGAGGATCACGATGACCATGATGTATGAGTTGCGCCGTAGAGGAGGGGGGCTCGGAGTCGCAGCGATTTGTGGCGGTCTGACCCAGGGAGAAGCCGTAATAATCAGCGCATAAGAGAAGGGGAAAATCATGTCTGAAGTCACATATAGTCTTGATCAGTTAACTAGGGTCGCCACACTGGTGATAGATACCGCCGGGCCTGTCAACACCATTGGTCAGATTTTCCTGGCGGATTTGGAAAGGGCCATCGACAGGTCGATATTGGACAAGGTCCGGGGAGTGATCATAGTCTCCGGGAAGAAAAGAAGCTTCCTCGACGGAGCGAATCTCAAGGAAATAATTACAGATCCCACTCCTGCGGTGATCCGGCATGTCACCCTGAGATATCAGGAATCTCTGGCCCGGCTCGCCGGGAGCCCTTTTCCTGTGGTGGCTGTGTTGGACGGGCAGACTGCGCTGGGAGGAGGTTTTGAACTACTGCTTTGGGGATGCGACTGTGTATTTGCGACAACTTCTTCCAAAATGGGGCTTCCAGAAGTAAACGTAGGTCTTTTCCCTGCGGGTGGAGGAACTCAAACGTTACCGAAAGTGGTGGGGTTTAAGACGGCTGTCACTATGATACTCACCG contains:
- a CDS encoding thiolase family protein → MADKNVIVSAKRTPFGRYLGALSEMEPLDLAVHAAQSCLITQGHDLKSEIDHVFVGNCIPGSFETASVTGRQISLKLGINRFTITLDTACCSPLTALRMALWGLKLGEYSSALVIGVESMSRVPHMSRELRTGVRIGEVKLKDQIFPISYPGYNSVAVDASNGAEKYGVPKRMLDAWAVASNRKWFAAEQSGKFADEISPIKVRKGRDSFIVSSDEGPRPNSLIAQVEQLPPVFGAKTTTAGNAPGLNDGASAMVVMTEKRASELGLQPLAEIVEAAGEIDMPYGISWIPALTIKKALDRAGLDLSEMDLMEINEAFAAMPLVSAKILADDDTDRWFELLQKINVNGGAIAMGHPVGASGLRITMTMMYELRRRGGGLGVAAICGGLTQGEAVIISA